A genomic region of Egibacteraceae bacterium contains the following coding sequences:
- a CDS encoding alpha/beta hydrolase: MLGWFGERFAARGLRNGSDPETADLAQPVQGRPRRVLASDGTGLHVEILGPDDAPTIVLVHGYTNDQGTWHYQRRDLAGEFRVVSYDQRGHGASDEAVGGDYTMDALAGDLAAVLEACVPAGERVVVAGHSLGGMSALALADNHGELLGTRIAGLALVGTSGSDIVAGILGAGMTGLQSLATAVAPLVVGLRGRLGATPTDLTYLGIRALTLSPQATPAHVAFTEGMSLACPAPVRAALLPTFTSLDLTAAARQIAVPALVIAGDRDRLTPLSSARALADLLPDARLVELPGVGHMAPLEAHETVTVHLRTFARQLLGHQPV, encoded by the coding sequence GTGCTCGGCTGGTTCGGCGAGCGGTTCGCCGCCCGGGGGCTGCGCAACGGCAGCGACCCCGAGACCGCCGACCTCGCGCAACCGGTCCAGGGGCGGCCGCGTCGCGTGCTCGCCTCCGACGGCACGGGCCTGCACGTCGAGATCCTCGGCCCGGACGATGCCCCGACGATCGTGCTCGTCCACGGCTACACCAACGACCAGGGCACCTGGCACTACCAGCGCCGCGACCTCGCGGGTGAGTTCCGGGTTGTCAGCTACGACCAGCGCGGGCACGGCGCGAGCGACGAGGCGGTCGGCGGGGACTACACGATGGATGCGCTGGCCGGGGACCTCGCCGCCGTCCTGGAGGCCTGCGTGCCGGCGGGCGAGCGGGTCGTCGTGGCCGGACACTCGCTCGGGGGGATGAGCGCCCTGGCACTGGCGGACAACCACGGGGAGCTTCTCGGGACCAGGATCGCCGGCCTGGCGCTCGTCGGCACCTCGGGATCGGACATCGTCGCGGGCATCCTCGGCGCGGGCATGACCGGATTGCAGTCGCTGGCGACGGCGGTCGCCCCCCTCGTGGTGGGCCTGCGGGGACGGCTGGGTGCCACGCCGACCGACCTCACGTATCTGGGGATCCGGGCGCTGACGTTGTCCCCGCAGGCCACGCCGGCGCACGTCGCCTTCACCGAGGGGATGTCACTGGCCTGCCCCGCGCCGGTGCGCGCGGCGCTCCTGCCGACGTTCACGTCGCTCGACCTGACTGCCGCCGCGCGGCAGATCGCGGTGCCCGCCCTGGTGATCGCCGGTGACCGTGACCGTCTGACGCCGCTGTCGTCCGCCCGGGCACTGGCGGACCTGCTGCCCGATGCCCGCCTGGTCGAGCTGCCCGGCGTCGGTCACATGGCACCACTGGAAGCCCATGAGACCGTGACCGTGCACCTGCGCACGTTCGCCCGCCAGCTGCTGGGCCACCAACCGGTGTGA